CTAGAATTTCGAAACCGCGATTCTGACAAAGCAGTAATTTCGGAAAGCTCTTTCTAATGGATTTGATAAGTTCTACAGCGCTTCGCTCAGTCCCTTTGTAAGTATCAGGGTCGCGCCTTTGCATATCTATGGGAGAATCTAGAGTATCGAAAAACAATCCGTCATAGCCAGCTTTCAGCGCGTCAGGAATTATCCGTTCAAAAAGCATATCCTTCCATTCAGGACGGCGAATATCAACTACCCAAGAATCCCAATTATCATTGTAGCGTACAAGCAAGCCTCGTTCCTTAGCCTCTACATAGTATGGTCCGCCTGCGCTGACCTCACCGAGACTAATGTAAACAAGACATTTCACCCCGGCTTTACGCAAAGGATCAGGGTTTTGGCCGTGAACAGCTAAAACAGCAAGATCGAACTGAATTAGCTCTTCAGTCCTGTCTTGCTGTCCATAATAGCAACTCCACGACGAAACCTGCGTCTTGGATTTACCAAACGCAAAGCTACTGCCGAGCAGAGAAAATGAGATTAGAGCCACAGTAAAAACTATTGAGTAGGAATAGCCGACATCGATGCGACCATTTCTGTCAAAGCTTCCTGAGCAACGCTGTTTAGGGATTCTGAACATCCGAACACACAACCTCCGCTCTTGGATACAGATGAAGCCCAAAGAACTTTACCGGAAGAAACATCAATCATTCTGAGGTTTAATCCAACAGTAGGGCTTTGATTTACACCACGTTTGTACTGATATTCAGATACAGAACCGTAAATTATTGTATCAACTCCAAGACGGGTGCCGACTTTCTGAGCGACAACATCTTCCATGACGAATTCGAGGTCGTCGTCTTCGCCTTTTACTCTCTTAAGCATGTCTGTAGATTCCATCAAATCGAATTTTGTGGAAGAATACAGCTCTGTTACGAGCAAATCGCCGACCATACGTCCGGCATTTGGTGTGTTGGTTAAATTGACCAAGGGAAGTACTGCCGCGTGGCGGGCTTCACTGGCTATCCCTTGAGGTTGAACATAACCTTTTATGTATGATCCAGAACACCCCGCCAAAAACAAAACCAAACAAATTACTGCAACTAAATTACGTTTCACTTTACCCCTCCTAAATCTAGGTCAAAAAATAATTATCTAAATCTTTATTCAAGATCAAAATACAAACAAAAATGACTTAAAATAAACGCTGCAAAACAAAGCTGATACTCCACAAAAAATAATTATAATATATAGTTAAGACAAAACAAATTGTTCACCCACGCATCCCCAGATTGCAAATGAACGTAAGCCCTAACCACCAGAAAAAACATCCTCATCAAACATCAATTTTAAAATCAAAAAAAACGATCAGAATTGCTTACATAAATCGTGCATACACGAGAATAACTTTAAACCTTAATAATTACTTTGGAAAGCATTTATCAAAGGTTTAAGACACTTCAACCAAGATTTATAACAATATAATATGTAATCTAACTTTTATTTAGTGCATTGAAATGCTATAAATATTGTGTAGTTTGTATTTCTTTTATAAATTCTAAATCAAATATCAATATAATCAA
This DNA window, taken from Maridesulfovibrio frigidus DSM 17176, encodes the following:
- a CDS encoding endo alpha-1,4 polygalactosaminidase — protein: MFRIPKQRCSGSFDRNGRIDVGYSYSIVFTVALISFSLLGSSFAFGKSKTQVSSWSCYYGQQDRTEELIQFDLAVLAVHGQNPDPLRKAGVKCLVYISLGEVSAGGPYYVEAKERGLLVRYNDNWDSWVVDIRRPEWKDMLFERIIPDALKAGYDGLFFDTLDSPIDMQRRDPDTYKGTERSAVELIKSIRKSFPKLLLCQNRGFEILGRTAKSIDYLLLEGLSSFIDLKTQTRTDVAKADREFLLAKSSTALKENRKLVVLSLDYVPLDDAGETAKAFDYSRKQGFVPYVSTPALDQVNTYAHTP
- a CDS encoding GNA1162 family protein; its protein translation is MKRNLVAVICLVLFLAGCSGSYIKGYVQPQGIASEARHAAVLPLVNLTNTPNAGRMVGDLLVTELYSSTKFDLMESTDMLKRVKGEDDDLEFVMEDVVAQKVGTRLGVDTIIYGSVSEYQYKRGVNQSPTVGLNLRMIDVSSGKVLWASSVSKSGGCVFGCSESLNSVAQEALTEMVASMSAIPTQ